The Mytilus galloprovincialis chromosome 7, xbMytGall1.hap1.1, whole genome shotgun sequence genome has a window encoding:
- the LOC143084092 gene encoding uncharacterized protein LOC143084092 — MEEVIADIYIPYETQAPKKVDLKLLIANQAYQCSASLDNNTAIVPLSINGRQTIIQVPVPRLQEGCIINVNGITIFIQEVKKGQDDLFNYVHNFLQWYFIILQMEDAIHEGDMVRTNVIIKTMIPFFFLHSVLSKYFTECIDFILKTEFTLPPHVATEVRAASFVNVHGGIGKNKAADMHKENEVKLVKDLIKGLGANKTEKSIITMSKAAPVINDVTTNFDKMLKLNDFKTKHNKRSSEEDISTLVKKLKDLDLWNFHENRTLTLFTGIGQSPFNFDTDVFLRNMKSTIFRLQRDLPCEANDDNNHDDDDDDEESDMED; from the exons ATGGAGGAAGTGATAGCAGATATTTACATACCTTATGAAACTCAG GCACCCAAAAAAGTGGATCTAAAACTACTGATAGCTAACCAGGCATACCAATGTTCTGCATCATTAGACAATAACACAGCAATAGTTCCACTCTCTATTAATGGTAGACAGACTATCATACAAGTTCCTGTTCCTAGACTACAAGAAGGCTGCATCATAAATGTGAATGGTATTACAATTTTTATTCAGGAAGTGAAAAAGGGACAAGATGACCTGTTTAATTATGTTCACAATTTTCTTCAatggtattttattattttgcaaaTGGAAGATGCTATTCATGAAGGAGATATGGTTAGAACAAATGTAATCATTAAGACAATgattccattttttttcttacactcaGTTCTTTCTAAGTATTTTACCGAATGTATTGACTTCATTCTAAAGACTGAGTTCACTTTGCCACCTCATGTTGCTACAGAGGTTAGGGCTGCATCTTTTGTTAACGTCCATGGTGGTATTGGGAAAAATAAGGCTGCAGACATGCACAAGGAAAATGAAGTGAAGTTAGTCAAAGATTTGATCAAAGGTCTTGGGGCAAACAAGACAGAAAAATCTATTATCACAATGTCAAAAGCAGCACCAGTTATAAACGATGTAAcaacaaactttgacaaaatgttgaaattgaacgacttcaaaacaaaacataataagAGATCATCGGAGGAAGACATTAGTACTCTAGTTAAGAAGCTAAAAGACCTTGATCTTTGGAATTTTCATGAAAACAGAACACTAACATTATTCACTGGTATAGGTCAATCACCTTTCAACTTCGATACTGATGTGTTTTTAAGGAATATGAAATCAACCATATTCAGACTGCAAAGGGATTTGCCATGTGAGGCAAATGATGATAACAatcatgatgatgatgatgacgatgaggAAAGTGACATGGAAGATTaa